A stretch of the Vitis riparia cultivar Riparia Gloire de Montpellier isolate 1030 chromosome 13, EGFV_Vit.rip_1.0, whole genome shotgun sequence genome encodes the following:
- the LOC117928426 gene encoding MADS-box protein J2-like — MGRRKIEIKKIESKDRLMVTFSKRRAGLFKKAQQLSQLSGATVAVLVFSPAGKPFTFSSGGNFDETIASFQGGQVPESTSQPLWWETDLSSQPTGNPFTSSSGGNFDETSDSFLGDQVPEFTSQPLWWETDLSSQPTGNPFTSSSGGNFDETIASFQGGQVPESTSQPLWWETDLSSQPTGNPFTTSSGGNFDETIASFQGGQVPESTSQPLWWETDLSSQPTGNPFTSSSGGNFDETIASFQGGQVPESKSQPLWWEADLSRIADLDQLQAYKESLLKLRENVLERIQQLQHPEM; from the coding sequence ATGGGGAGAAGGAAAATCGAGATTAAAAAGATTGAATCCAAGGACCGTTTGATGGTGACTTTCAGCAAACGGCGAGCTGGATTGTTCAAGAAAGCCCAGCAACTTTCACAACTGTCCGGGGCAACTGTTGCTGTCCTTGTCTTCTCACCCGCTGGGAAGCCTTTCACCTTCTCTTCTGGTGGAAACTTTGATGAGACGATTGCTTCTTTTCAGGGAGGTCAAGTCCCAGAATCCACATCCCAACCTCTGTGGTGGGAAACAGATTTGAGCTCCCAACCCACCGGGAACCCTTTCACCTCCTCTTCTGGTGGAAACTTTGATGAGACGTCTGATTCTTTTCTCGGAGATCAAGTCCCAGAATTCACATCCCAACCTCTGTGGTGGGAAACAGATTTGAGCTCCCAACCCACCGGGAACCCTTTCACCTCCTCTTCTGGTGGAAACTTTGATGAGACGATTGCTTCTTTTCAGGGAGGTCAAGTCCCAGAATCCACATCCCAACCTCTGTGGTGGGAAACAGATTTGAGCTCCCAACCCACCGGGAACCCTTTCACCACCTCTTCTGGTGGAAACTTTGATGAGACGATTGCTTCTTTTCAGGGAGGTCAAGTCCCAGAATCCACATCGCAACCTCTATGGTGGGAAACAGATTTGAGCTCCCAACCCACCGGGAACCCTTTCACCTCCTCTTCTGGTGGAAACTTTGATGAGACGATTGCTTCTTTTCAGGGAGGTCAAGTCCCAGAATCAAAATCCCAACCTCTGTGGTGGGAAGCAGATTTGAGCCGCATTGCTGATCTGGATCAACTCCAAGCATACAAGGAGTCATTGCTGAAGCTTAGAGAAAATGTTTTGGAAAGAATCCAGCAACTACAACACCCGGAAATGTAA
- the LOC117928428 gene encoding 4-coumarate--CoA ligase-like 5: MDAAAEQRLGGSPPDFDGRSGFDSRTGVYSSLIKLGGQHRVPTRPDLDTATFVLSQFPAPACAESRVALIDSATGRRVTYAELRRSIRMLATGLYHGLGIRKGDVVFLLAPNSLLYPTICLAVLSIGAVLTTANPLNTQSEISKQVDDSGAKVAISAPEELHKLLQNGVPTLLTHRTCDENSLSIEELIDCSDPALDLPPAQMSQSDTAAILYSSGTTGTSKGVILTHAKFIAMMTLLKWSVDITSANNDVFLCFIPMFHIYGLAFFALGLLRSGTTTVVMPRFDSKAMLDAIQAYQVSNIPAVPPVILGLVKNSSSCDLSSLRRVGSGAAPLSKEVAEGFREKFPWVELRTGYGLTESCGAATYFVTDEQAKAHAGSSGRLLPRFCAKVVDTETGLALPPNREGELWLKSPTVMKGYLGNAEATAATITSDGWLRTGDLCYFDEDGFLYIVDRIKELIKHNGYQVAPAELEAILLSHPSVLDAAVIPVEDEAAGQIPMAYVVRAAGSELTQQEVIQFVAGQVAPYKKVRKVGFINAIPRSTAGKILRKQLVLLSQQEVISKL; encoded by the exons ATGGATGCAGCTGCTGAGCAACGGCTCGGAGGTTCTCCACCGGATTTTGATGGGAGGAGTGGCTTTGACTCCCGTACCGGTGTCTACAGTTCACTCATAAAACTTGGGGGCCAGCACCGGGTCCCAACTAGGCCTGACCTTGACACTGCAACCTTCGTGCTGTCACAGTTTCCAGCCCCGGCCTGTGCTGAGTCTCGTGTTGCGCTTATAGACTCTGCCACTGGTCGTCGAGTCACGTATGCGGAGCTCCGGCGATCGATCAGGATGCTTGCAACAGGGTTGTATCATGGACTTGGGATTAGAAAGGGTGATGTTGTGTTCCTCTTGGCCCCAAACTCGCTCCTGTATCCAACAATCTGCCTTGCTGTGCTCTCCATTGGCGCGGTGCTGACTACCGCTAACCCACTCAACACTCAGTCAGAAATTTCCAAGCAAGTTGATGACTCAGGTGCCAAAGTTGCTATTTCAGCACCAGAAGAGCTGCACAAGTTGCTCCAAAATGGAGTGCCCACACTCCTCACGCACAGGACTTGTGATGAGAACTCACTTTCCATTGAAGAGTTGATTGACTGCAGCGATCCCGCGCTGGACTTGCCACCAGCCCAGATGAGTCAGTCGGACACCGCAGCCATACTATACTCTTCAGGCACAACTGGGACTAGCAAGGGTGTGATATTAACCCATGCAAAATTCATAGCCATGATGACACTCCTCAAGTGGTCAGTGGATATAACATCAGCCAACAATGATGTTTTCTTGTGCTTCATCCCCATGTTCCACATCTACGGGCTTGCATTCTTTGCCCTTGGACTACTCCGTTCAGGAACTACCACTGTCGTGATGCCAAGGTTTGATTCCAAGGCCATGCTTGATGCAATTCAGGCTTACCAAGTGAGCAACATCCCAGCAGTTCCTCCAGTGATTCTTGGACTAGTGAAGAATAGCAGCAGCTGTGACCTATCATCACTAAGAAGGGTGGGTTCAGGGGCTGCACCATTGAGCAAAGAAGTAGCTGAAGGGTTCAGGGAGAAGTTTCCTTGGGTGGAGCTCAGGACAGGCTATGGGTTGACAGAGAGCTGTGGAGCAGCCACTTACTTTGTAACTGATGAGCAAGCCAAGGCCCATGCAGGCTCAAGCGGAAGATTGCTTCCTAGATTTTGTGCCAAGGTGGTGGATACTGAAACAGGGCTGGCTCTACCACCTAATAGGGAGGGAGAGCTGTGGCTGAAGAGTCCTACTGTGATGAAAGGGTACCTGGGGAATGCAGAAGCAACAGCTGCAACCATCACTTCAGATGGATGGCTGCGAACAGGAGACCTTTGTTATTTTGATGAAGATGGATTCCTTTACATTGTTGATCGGATAAAGGAGCTCATCAAGCACAATGGATATCAG GTGGCTCCAGCAGAATTAGAAGCAATACTTCTGAGTCATCCCAGTGTTCTCGATGCAGCAGTCATACC GGTTGAAGATGAAGCAGCAGGGCAGATACCAATGGCATATGTAGTGAGAGCAGCTGGATCTGAACTCACCCAACAAGAAGTCATTCAATTTGTAGCTGGCCAG GTGGCACCATATAAGAAGGTTAGAAAAGTGGGTTTCATCAATGCCATCCCAAGGTCCACTGCTGGCAAAATCTTGAGGAAGCAGCTCGTCCTTCTAAGCCAACAAGAAGTTATCTCCAAgttgtaa
- the LOC117929166 gene encoding malate dehydrogenase [NADP], chloroplastic: protein MALADLSPSYANTQLHLHSSQLSFLSTHLSFHRRHSLRPLPRTRNARISCSVTSNEAPVAVQAQDQKIKPECYGVFCTTYDLKAEEETKSWKKLINIAVSGAAGMISNHLLFKLAAGEVFGPDQPIAFKLLGSERSFKALEGVAMELEDSLFPLLREVSIGIDPYEVFQDVEWALLIGAKPRGPGMERADLLDINGQIFAEQGKALNAVASRNVKVMVVGNPCNTNALICMKNAPNIPAKNFHALTRLDENRAKCQLALKAGVFYDKVSNVTIWGNHSTTQVPDFLNARINGLPVKEVIKDIKWLEEEFTEKVQKRGGVLIQKWGRSSAASTAVSIVDAMKSLVTPTPEGDWFSSGVYTTGNPYGIAEGIVFSMPCRSKGDGDYELVKDVIFDEYLLKRITKTEAELLAEKRCVAHLTGEGIAFCDLPEDTMLPGEM from the exons ATGGCTCTAGCAGACCTATCACCTTCATACGCCAACACCCAACTCCACTTACACTCCTCTCAGCTCTCATTCCTATCAACCCATCTCTCTTTCCACCGTCGCCACTCTCTTCGCCCGCTTCCTCGAACCCGGAATGCCAGAATCTCTTGTTCCGTCACCTCCAA TGAAGCTCCGGTGGCTGTGCAGGCCCAAGATCAAAAGATCAAGCCCGAGTGCTATGGGGTCTTCTGCACCACATATGATCTCAAGGCG GAAGAGGAAACAAAATCCTGGAAGAAATTAATTAACATTGCAGTCTCGGGTGCTGCTGGGATGATATCTAATCACCTGCTTTTCAAA CTTGCAGCTGGTGAGGTTTTTGGGCCAGATCAACCTATTGCATTTAAGCTATTGGGATCAGAACGGTCCTTTAAAGCCCTTGAAG GAGTTGCTATGGAACTGGAAGATTCCTTATTTCCTTTGTTGAGGGAGGTGAGTATTGGCATTGATCCTTATGAAGTGTTCCAAGATGTAGAATGGGCCCTTCTGATTGGAGCTAAGCCTCGAGGGCCTGGGATGGAACGAGCAGACTTATTAGATATAAATGGGCAGATTTTTGCTGAACAG GGAAAAGCTCTCAATGCTGTGGCATCCCGTAATGTCAAAGTGATGGTAGTGGGCAACCCCTGCAACACCAA TGCATTGATATGTATGAAAAATGCTCCAAACATACCTGCAAAGAACTTTCATGCTTTGACTAGGTTAGATGAGAATAGAGCAAAATGTCAG CTGGCTCTCAAAGCAGGTGTCTTCTATGATAAAGTATCAAATGTAACCATTTGGGGGAATCACTCGACCACTCAG GTCCCGGACTTTCTAAATGCTAGAATTAATGGCTTGCCCGTCAAAGAGGTCATCAAGGACATCAAATGGTTGGAGGAGGAGTTCACTGAAAAAGTCCAGAAG AGAGGTGGTGTGTTGATTCAGAAATGGGGGAGATCTTCTGCTGCATCAACTGCCGTGTCCATCGTTGATGCCATGAAGTCTCTAGTAACTCCCACCCCTGAGGGTGATTGGTTCTCTTCTGGA GTTTATACCACCGGAAATCCTTATGGTATAGCAGAGGGTATTGTTTTCAGCATGCCATGCCGATCAAAA GGAGATGGTGACTATGAACTTGTCAAGGATGTAATATTTGATGAATACCTCCTCAAGCGAATAACCAAG ACAGAAGCTGAGTTGCTTGCTGAAAAGAGATGTGTTGCCCATCTTACTGGGGAG GGTATTGCTTTCTGTGATCTACCTGAGGACACAATGCTTCCTGGAGAAATGTAG